From Oryza sativa Japonica Group chromosome 4, ASM3414082v1, one genomic window encodes:
- the LOC9269566 gene encoding uncharacterized protein isoform X1 has protein sequence MDSYEKEKKKKKQILTKNMEVKKIKSTTNNLPGADRTKSQVTGNTTEELRRKKTVEGTISAVESTKDIKLDTKKKEPLQMKIAGHEEVQDEKRRSQESDKSNIMAKHIKETKSQTTEVVPGADRTKAEVTRNSQSERCGSDRIDSEELRRNNTVEGCHRLQAQVTGNTQSKTCVSDIIDSKELRSKKTIQVLGSHYLQDFGKRQKISNNWIRDWQK, from the exons ATGGACAGCTAcgagaaagagaaaaagaaaaagaagcagATTCTAACCAAGAACATGGAGGTCAAGAAGATCAAATCAACAACAAATAATCTCCCAG GGGCTGATAGAACAAAGTCTCAAGTAACAGGAAATACAACTGAAGAATTAAGAAGAAAGAAGACAGTTGAAG GAACAATCTCAGCTGTAGAATCAACTAAGGACATCAAGTTGGACACCAAGAAAAAAGAACCACTACAGATGAAAA TTGCAGGTCATGAAGAAGTACAAgatgaaaaaagaagaagccaAGAATCAGATAAGAGCAATATTATGGCAAAACATATTAAAGAAACCAAAAGTCAGACCACTGAAGTTGTTCCAG GGGCTGATAGAACAAAGGCTGAAGTAACAAGGAATTCACAATCAGAGAGATGTGGAAGTGACAGAATTGACTCTGAAGAATTAAGAAGAAACAATACAGTTGAAG GATGTCATAGATTGCAGGCTCAAGTTACAGGGAATACACAATCAAAGACATGTGTAAGTGACATAATCGACTCCAAAGAATTAAGAAGCAAGAAGACAATTCAAG TTCTAGGATCTCATTACCTCCAGGATTTTGGAAAAAGGCAAAAAATCAGCAACAATTGGATCAGAGATTGGCAAAAATAA
- the LOC9269566 gene encoding uncharacterized protein isoform X2, protein MDSYEKEKKKKKQILTKNMEVKKIKSTTNNLPGTISAVESTKDIKLDTKKKEPLQMKIAGHEEVQDEKRRSQESDKSNIMAKHIKETKSQTTEVVPGADRTKAEVTRNSQSERCGSDRIDSEELRRNNTVEGCHRLQAQVTGNTQSKTCVSDIIDSKELRSKKTIQVLGSHYLQDFGKRQKISNNWIRDWQK, encoded by the exons ATGGACAGCTAcgagaaagagaaaaagaaaaagaagcagATTCTAACCAAGAACATGGAGGTCAAGAAGATCAAATCAACAACAAATAATCTCCCAG GAACAATCTCAGCTGTAGAATCAACTAAGGACATCAAGTTGGACACCAAGAAAAAAGAACCACTACAGATGAAAA TTGCAGGTCATGAAGAAGTACAAgatgaaaaaagaagaagccaAGAATCAGATAAGAGCAATATTATGGCAAAACATATTAAAGAAACCAAAAGTCAGACCACTGAAGTTGTTCCAG GGGCTGATAGAACAAAGGCTGAAGTAACAAGGAATTCACAATCAGAGAGATGTGGAAGTGACAGAATTGACTCTGAAGAATTAAGAAGAAACAATACAGTTGAAG GATGTCATAGATTGCAGGCTCAAGTTACAGGGAATACACAATCAAAGACATGTGTAAGTGACATAATCGACTCCAAAGAATTAAGAAGCAAGAAGACAATTCAAG TTCTAGGATCTCATTACCTCCAGGATTTTGGAAAAAGGCAAAAAATCAGCAACAATTGGATCAGAGATTGGCAAAAATAA